GACGTACCGATCCGTGTTGCACCGGCGGCAACCATTATCATTGCAATCTCACGGGTCTTCACTCCGCCTGATGCTTTTACGCCCATCTCTTCTCCCACAGTTTTACGCATTAGTTTAATATCTTTCTCAGACACACCGCTGGTACCAAACCCTGTGGAGTTTTTAACAAAATCCGCACCTGCTTCTTTTGCTAACTTGCACGCATAAACCTTTTCATCATCTGTGAGATAACACGTTTCAAGAATAACTTTCAGGACCAACTCCCCCGCTGTTTCTTTTACCGCGCGGATATCTTCAAGTACATAAGCATACTTCCGCGATTTCATCGCGCCTATATTCATTACCATATCCACCTCATTAACGCCTAAAGAAACCGCGTCTCTTGTTTCTTCCACTTTAGCTTTTGTAGTTGTTGCACCTAAAGGAAACCCGATGACAGTACAAACCTTCACTTGTGACCCGTGCAAGAACCTTTTCGCCGCGGATATATTTGACGGGTTAACGCATACACTAAAAAAACCATATTTTTTTGCTTCCTCACACAATTTCGCGATATCATCTTCCGTAGCATCGGCTTTTAAAACCGTGTGGTCTATCATTCTGGCAAGATCCGCGTTACTCATCCGTTCTATATACTCCTTAAACAAACGTTTAATAAAATATTATTTATGCCACTGATGGCCAAAAACTCTTTAATGTGCGCATAAGGTACCGCACTAAACCATCAAGTGTTCCTTGCAGGTCAAGTCCTTCATACACATAATTATTTGACCATATAACACTACCGGTCTGAGTATCGATCATATTCGCCGACACACCTACGGTAGCGTTGGAGACCAAGATCTCACTTTTTCCTTCCACCCCGAACGCCGGCCCGCGGCCATAAATATTCGATCCTGGAATCTCAGTCAGCTGCGACGATACATGCACAACTTTTTGGGTATTAGGACTATTATCTTCCCCTAGATACACGAGATACTTGCGGTCCGGCTGAAACTCAATAACACTGCCGGTGATCAACACAGTAACCCCTGCAAGCCGCGCATTAGTAAGTTCATCCCCTGTTTTTGTGTTAACAATTTTAACATCCACGCCTTTGCTCAACAGGTACCGTACAAACGCATCCTGCACAATTTTACCGGATGAAGACACACTACCTGACGGTGTAAATTCTGTAATTCCAACCGACTTTATCCCATTAAAATTATAATCCTGCCGTATCCCCATTGTATACTGCCCGGTACAGGAAAACTGGAATGTAACCGCGATAAAACAAAAAATGACTAGTATTTTTTTCATTTAATATACCGTAAAACTATTTCTGCCCGGGCTTCGTTTGTTCAGCTTCAAACTTAGCCTGGTTATAATGCTTTTCCGCAAGTTCCCGTGTTTTCTTATCCTTTGTCAATCCGGCAACTTTTAACCACTGTTCTGCTGCCTGCTGCCAGTTACCGTTTTTGTCGTATACCAACGCCAGAGAATACCTTGCCGCTAATGATTCCACCTGTGCTGCCACTGCCAACTCCAAAAACTTTTGTGCTAGCGCATACTCACCGGTATGGGTATAAACAATCCCTAATCCCAGTGTTGCCTGAAAATTTCCAGGGTCTTTTTCCACAACTTTCTTAAACTCTTCTATAGCTTTAGCATACTGCCCGGTATTTGCATACCCAACTGCAGCCTGCACAAGTTCAGGCGTATCAACATCTACGCCCGCGCAATACTGCCCGGGAAATGTTAACACAAAAATTGAGAGTAATACGATCCTGACATTTTTTTTCATTTTAAACATACACTCCATAAAATATTTATTTTAATTTCTTACACCTTTGCTGTTCATACTCTGCAATTTTATTAATCCGCCTCTCATGCCTCCCACCGGTAAAACCTGCAGTGAACCATGTATCAACAATTTTTTTCATATCTTCAATTGACGTAAAATCCGCGGATACAACCAAAACATTAGCATTATTATGCTCTACCGACCTCTGTGCTGCGAGTGGAGTAAGGCATAATGCCGCACGTATACCATCAACCTTATTTGCAGCGATACTCATCCCTATACCTGACCCACAAACAAGTACTCCGCGGTCAGCAAGTTTTTTTGATACATGTTCCGCTACGACAAACGCGTAGTCAGGGTAGTCACATGATTCCACGCTATTCGTCCCCGCGTCGGTAACATCAAAACCTTTTGTGCTTAAGTACTTCCGTAACTCATTTTTTACCGCCACCCCGCGATGATCAGTACCAATAACAATCTTCATTTCCTCATTAGTACCCGTTATTCCTTGCATTCAAGTTTTGTGATAAGCTCAACCTTATCTCCGTTAACCAACCCGCAGCCATTAGCCTCATCGGTATCTATATGGCACTCAAGTGCCATATCTGAACGTACACGGCATACTACATCAGCAAAGATTGTCTCCCTTCCGGTACCAATCCCGGCTTTCACCCAAACCAGCTGTTTATCCTTAATCCCAAATTTCTCAGCATCCACCGGGGTAAAATGCACATGCCTTTTCGCTATAACACATCCTTCATTGATCACAACCTCACCCTTTGGCCCGACAAGTTTTATCTTAGCCGACCCATTAAGATCTCCTGATTCACGTACCGGTGGGTTTACACCAATAGAAATAGCTTCGGTCTTTGATATTTCCACCTGTGTTTTTGATCGTACCGGGCCAACAACGCGTACATCCTTAAGTTCACGTTTTGACCCTACTAAATTAACCTTTTCCTTAGCTGCGAACTGTCCCGGCT
This genomic window from Elusimicrobiota bacterium contains:
- the deoC gene encoding deoxyribose-phosphate aldolase, yielding MSNADLARMIDHTVLKADATEDDIAKLCEEAKKYGFFSVCVNPSNISAAKRFLHGSQVKVCTVIGFPLGATTTKAKVEETRDAVSLGVNEVDMVMNIGAMKSRKYAYVLEDIRAVKETAGELVLKVILETCYLTDDEKVYACKLAKEAGADFVKNSTGFGTSGVSEKDIKLMRKTVGEEMGVKASGGVKTREIAMIMVAAGATRIGTSSGVTIVSAD
- a CDS encoding tetratricopeptide repeat protein, with product MKKNVRIVLLSIFVLTFPGQYCAGVDVDTPELVQAAVGYANTGQYAKAIEEFKKVVEKDPGNFQATLGLGIVYTHTGEYALAQKFLELAVAAQVESLAARYSLALVYDKNGNWQQAAEQWLKVAGLTKDKKTRELAEKHYNQAKFEAEQTKPGQK
- the rpiB gene encoding ribose 5-phosphate isomerase B, which translates into the protein MKIVIGTDHRGVAVKNELRKYLSTKGFDVTDAGTNSVESCDYPDYAFVVAEHVSKKLADRGVLVCGSGIGMSIAANKVDGIRAALCLTPLAAQRSVEHNNANVLVVSADFTSIEDMKKIVDTWFTAGFTGGRHERRINKIAEYEQQRCKKLK
- a CDS encoding phosphate propanoyltransferase, coding for MVNEKRLILANISNRHMHLSQQDLEILFGKGAVLTNIRDLVQPGQFAAKEKVNLVGSKRELKDVRVVGPVRSKTQVEISKTEAISIGVNPPVRESGDLNGSAKIKLVGPKGEVVINEGCVIAKRHVHFTPVDAEKFGIKDKQLVWVKAGIGTGRETIFADVVCRVRSDMALECHIDTDEANGCGLVNGDKVELITKLECKE